In the genome of Mucilaginibacter defluvii, one region contains:
- a CDS encoding bestrophin family protein: MTIFSYPIHKKKAFMLLNKRLSVFYFLNLIKYDLVAIAVYAVLAGTFDHFWIFKSITIPLAVSAFIGTLLSLLLAFRTSQSYERWWEARTVWGAIVNDSRTLIRQVQLFLPENAAGLGYIRQFAEQQILWCHALSQGLRKQPWTGTVKDYMDKHAISTLNLPNHLLSQHSRTLAKAAAEFELDANKQVQIDSTITRLCDAMGKCERIKNTVFPRSYSVMIHFLIYVLMSLLPFGLEDKSKLVEIMLTFMIPALFICIEKTSILMQDPFENRPTDTPTTTLSRTIESNIREMVDGDVVTPKPEQPAIYYIL, encoded by the coding sequence ATGACTATTTTCAGTTATCCCATTCATAAAAAGAAAGCGTTTATGCTACTGAACAAGAGACTATCTGTTTTTTATTTTCTGAACCTGATCAAGTACGATCTGGTGGCCATCGCCGTATATGCGGTGCTCGCCGGTACTTTTGATCATTTCTGGATCTTCAAGTCGATCACGATCCCGCTGGCCGTGTCGGCATTTATAGGCACCTTACTATCTTTATTGCTGGCTTTCCGGACCTCCCAGTCCTATGAGCGCTGGTGGGAAGCCAGAACCGTCTGGGGTGCTATCGTGAACGATAGCCGGACCCTCATCCGGCAAGTCCAGCTGTTCCTGCCGGAGAACGCCGCGGGGCTCGGCTACATCAGGCAGTTCGCCGAACAGCAGATCCTCTGGTGCCACGCCCTTTCGCAAGGCCTTCGCAAACAGCCCTGGACCGGGACGGTCAAAGACTACATGGATAAGCATGCGATCAGTACGCTGAACCTGCCCAACCACTTGCTGAGCCAGCACAGCCGTACCCTCGCCAAAGCGGCAGCGGAGTTTGAACTGGATGCCAACAAGCAGGTTCAGATCGACAGCACCATCACCCGCCTATGCGATGCAATGGGTAAATGCGAACGTATCAAGAACACGGTCTTTCCCAGGTCTTACAGCGTGATGATCCACTTCCTCATCTATGTATTGATGAGCCTGCTGCCATTTGGACTGGAGGATAAGTCAAAACTGGTGGAGATCATGCTGACCTTCATGATCCCGGCCCTCTTCATCTGTATCGAGAAGACCTCGATCCTGATGCAGGACCCTTTCGAGAACAGGCCGACCGACACGCCGACCACGACCCTGAGCCGGACCATCGAAAGCAATATCCGGGAGATGGTCGACGGCGATGTCGTAACACCCAAACCGGAACAACCAGCGATCTATTATATCCTGTGA
- a CDS encoding Rieske (2Fe-2S) protein translates to MIRHESLRFPICLFRNGTDSFTALWMQCSHQGAELQVAGNQLTCPAHGSAFDHLGNVVDGPAARALRTFPVSLRDSELFIDLRKPNT, encoded by the coding sequence GTGATCAGGCATGAAAGCCTGCGTTTCCCGATCTGCCTGTTCAGGAACGGCACGGATAGCTTTACGGCCTTATGGATGCAATGCTCGCACCAGGGCGCTGAGTTGCAGGTGGCCGGGAACCAATTGACCTGTCCTGCCCACGGGAGTGCCTTCGATCACTTGGGCAACGTGGTGGATGGGCCGGCGGCAAGGGCCCTGCGTACATTTCCGGTCTCCCTCCGCGATAGTGAACTTTTTATTGACCTCAGAAAACCCAACACATGA
- a CDS encoding di-heme oxidoredictase family protein has protein sequence MRSTALWIIILLTTACAKFEPVAPGEEEVLDGPLAGLTGPQHAQFLRGDVAFNDDIFTKETGLGPLFVSTSCGSCHAGDGKGHPFSTLTRFGQTDESGSSYLNAGGPQLQHRALQGYFPEQLPPGVAFSRFTPPANTGLGLLDAVTDQDILAMSDPEDTDGDGISGAPNWIVPRPYVIQRPGTMVKNGLLIGRFGKKAAAYDLLHQTAVAYNEDIGITSVFEPRDTYSGAETDPEISSQTVADVVFYLKTLRAPVQRDPQAGDVAGGKTLFLTIGCGACHRPELKTGHSPIAPLSFVSFAPYTDLLLHDMGAGLNDGYTEGSAKPAEWRTPPLWGLGLAPGSQGGQYYLLHDGRARSIEEAILLHGGEGGGSRGRYQALAPGERQKILKFLRSL, from the coding sequence ATGAGATCGACCGCACTATGGATAATTATCCTGCTAACAACAGCCTGTGCAAAATTTGAGCCCGTTGCACCCGGGGAAGAAGAGGTATTGGACGGCCCGTTAGCTGGCCTGACCGGACCGCAGCATGCGCAGTTCCTGCGCGGGGATGTCGCCTTTAATGACGACATTTTTACCAAAGAGACAGGTCTCGGTCCGCTGTTCGTTTCTACTTCCTGCGGTAGTTGCCATGCCGGTGACGGCAAAGGGCATCCGTTCTCTACGCTGACCCGTTTTGGCCAGACCGATGAAAGTGGCAGTAGTTACCTGAACGCAGGGGGACCACAGTTGCAACACCGCGCTTTACAGGGTTACTTTCCCGAGCAGCTCCCGCCAGGCGTAGCCTTTTCCCGCTTTACGCCGCCAGCCAATACCGGCCTGGGACTGCTGGATGCCGTGACGGACCAGGATATCCTGGCCATGTCCGATCCCGAGGATACGGATGGGGACGGTATCAGCGGCGCGCCGAATTGGATAGTCCCCAGGCCTTATGTCATACAACGGCCCGGTACAATGGTCAAGAACGGATTGCTGATCGGCCGGTTCGGAAAGAAGGCGGCTGCCTATGACCTGCTGCACCAGACCGCCGTCGCCTATAATGAGGACATCGGAATCACTTCCGTATTCGAACCGCGCGATACCTATAGCGGCGCGGAGACCGACCCGGAGATCTCCAGCCAGACGGTCGCCGATGTCGTTTTTTACTTAAAGACCTTGCGTGCGCCCGTGCAACGGGACCCGCAGGCCGGTGATGTGGCTGGCGGTAAGACCCTGTTCCTGACCATCGGTTGCGGTGCCTGCCACCGGCCGGAACTAAAGACCGGTCATTCACCGATCGCCCCCCTGTCTTTCGTCAGTTTCGCGCCGTACACCGACCTGTTGTTGCATGATATGGGTGCCGGTTTGAACGACGGTTATACGGAGGGCAGCGCCAAACCCGCTGAATGGCGGACGCCACCGCTGTGGGGACTGGGACTGGCACCCGGGTCGCAGGGCGGCCAGTATTACCTGCTGCACGACGGGCGGGCCCGGTCGATCGAGGAAGCCATCCTGCTTCACGGTGGCGAGGGCGGCGGCAGCCGTGGCCGGTACCAGGCATTAGCCCCCGGTGAACGACAAAAGATCCTCAAATTCTTAAGATCGCTATAA
- a CDS encoding AAA family ATPase, producing the protein MRLIETCFNNFRCFKRYEINYGSEVTVFFGKNGTGKSSVLSGVRRGLSFMFAKPRNFQKNLAVSNNAKVRSFEKNEANFDPIDRVYNYPIDNHFKASFTDGLLQWSMVKQTQNGGYLTNHYKDVLAVVLGYYNNDLKAELPVLAVITDSFPHEMSNFGNKARKTVGGDVLPRDLAYYGWDERTNCIELWLNRYYKVANFEKDVHDEVRAINDQLELYKQRSELPAGEVQEQNANHTRDHQTLSRLKERLTLLQKDERFVAFSRERQFIEQKLLDFTKPVSEDFHFINRDFELFRLAVNRPDKKSYILEFSFKDGRVITFDTLPMGYKRIFSMVIDIAYRSYILNEGLESHGIVLIDEVELHLHPTLQQDILQRLKRTFPNIQFIITTHSPLVISNFRADQHNIVIKLNNEGNEYSNRSIGNVYGVDYNTGLTEVMGASYREAELDKLIDSIVILKKFNKTDQAEKLQAELLSIVGEDNAYILEEIENRLAQNAQ; encoded by the coding sequence ATGAGACTGATCGAGACCTGTTTTAATAATTTCCGCTGTTTCAAGCGTTATGAGATCAATTACGGTAGTGAGGTCACTGTTTTTTTCGGTAAGAACGGAACAGGTAAGTCCAGTGTACTGTCCGGTGTCAGACGCGGCCTGAGCTTTATGTTCGCCAAGCCCAGGAACTTTCAAAAGAACCTTGCTGTCTCCAACAACGCGAAAGTAAGGTCCTTTGAAAAGAACGAGGCTAATTTCGACCCAATAGACCGCGTTTATAATTACCCCATCGATAACCATTTCAAAGCCAGCTTTACAGATGGCCTGCTGCAATGGTCAATGGTCAAACAGACGCAAAATGGCGGATACCTGACCAACCATTACAAGGACGTGCTCGCCGTCGTGCTTGGCTATTACAACAACGACCTCAAAGCTGAACTGCCTGTATTGGCGGTCATCACAGATTCTTTCCCCCACGAGATGAGTAATTTTGGCAATAAGGCCAGAAAAACGGTGGGTGGTGATGTATTGCCAAGAGATCTCGCCTACTATGGTTGGGATGAACGAACGAATTGCATCGAGCTGTGGCTGAACAGATACTATAAAGTGGCGAACTTTGAGAAGGATGTTCACGATGAAGTCCGGGCGATCAACGATCAGCTTGAGCTTTACAAACAAAGATCAGAACTTCCCGCAGGTGAGGTGCAGGAACAAAATGCGAATCATACCAGGGATCACCAGACCCTTTCCCGATTAAAAGAACGGCTGACGCTCCTTCAGAAAGACGAAAGGTTCGTTGCGTTTTCCAGGGAACGCCAATTCATAGAGCAGAAGTTGCTTGATTTCACCAAACCGGTTTCTGAGGATTTTCATTTCATCAATAGGGATTTCGAACTTTTCAGGTTAGCTGTCAACAGGCCTGATAAAAAGTCATATATACTCGAATTTAGTTTCAAGGACGGCAGGGTCATCACCTTCGACACACTGCCCATGGGTTACAAACGGATCTTCTCCATGGTGATCGATATCGCCTACCGCTCCTATATCCTGAACGAAGGACTGGAAAGCCATGGTATCGTATTGATCGATGAGGTTGAACTTCACTTACATCCCACCTTACAACAGGATATTTTGCAAAGGCTTAAAAGGACCTTCCCTAATATCCAGTTCATTATCACGACGCACTCGCCTTTAGTGATCAGCAATTTCAGGGCCGACCAGCATAACATTGTCATTAAACTGAATAACGAGGGTAATGAATATTCTAACCGTTCGATCGGCAATGTCTATGGGGTGGATTACAACACGGGCTTAACCGAGGTGATGGGGGCATCTTATCGTGAAGCGGAACTAGACAAGTTGATCGACTCCATTGTTATACTTAAAAAATTCAACAAAACGGATCAGGCGGAAAAACTGCAAGCTGAACTTTTGAGCATCGTTGGTGAAGACAATGCCTATATCCTGGAAGAGATCGAGAACAGACTTGCACAAAACGCGCAATAG